The Lytechinus pictus isolate F3 Inbred chromosome 14, Lp3.0, whole genome shotgun sequence genomic sequence CCGTGGTTGGCATCTGGGTGGTCGGAATTGGATCGAGTGTCAAGGAAGCCTTTTTAGTCGCGATGAGAACTCCGTCGATATTGAGTGAACATACGAAAGGGTTTTCAGTGGTAGTGTTGGTAATACCGGTAATGTAGATGGTTGCTGATTGTCCAGTAGGAGTCGTCTCTACAACATAGCTCTCAGTTACAGTTTCATGTAGGAGCCAGATTACCTCTGCACCGGGCAACGTGGTGTGACACTCCATGCTCACATTCCCGCCAATCATCACAAAAATTAAAGAGTCATTAACAAAGAAATACTCATCAACAGGGTTGTCGACGACGACGATCTGTCCCAGACTGCAGTTCCGTGAAGCTTTATCCACGCACCCTGGATCGCGACATGCAGCAAAACAGGACATGATCTTTCCATTCTCATCAGCGGTGGCGTTTAATGATGACGTGATGCTTTTCAACTCACTGTTAGTCGTTGTCGAATTGATGGGCGACGTCGCGATCGTACCGGACAGATAGCTTTCCCAGACAAGATCCCATTCGGGAACGCCGGGTTCGCTTTCACAGATGAACTCCAAGATATCTCCTTTCCGGACCAAGGTACTACCCCCCGTCACCCGGCACTCTGGATAGATCGGTGACGGCTCATATGCAATAAGAATTGCCTCGCTCGACAACGGATTCGTGGCCGTCGTCGGTCTGCACGCATAGGTGCCTGCATCGGCCATGGTCAGGTTTGATATGGTAAGGTTATATACCATGCATTCTGGGTTTGCGTTATTGGCTTCGATCGCAAACCTTGGTCCGAGGTTTCCAGAAATAACTGCATCAACGGAGAGGATTTCGTCGGCTGGATTGACCCAGGAAGTCGACAGTCCACCGGCACCAGATACATAGCAGGACAGAGTCACACTATCCCCTTCTCTTACTAACTCGCTGCTTATATTTGTGCTTATTCCATTCTCAATACACTGTGCATTTCCACTGGTTACAGCATATATAGAGACAAAAATTGCTGTGACATAAAACACCGCACTGGTAGCAAGTTTGGTCAACATGATTTGTCCGAACGTATAACttccaaatatgaaataatcacaATATAGAAAGCAACAATCCTGTTTATTAGTGGAAATAGGAATGGTACGTTAAATCCAGATGAGAAAACAAATCAAGTTTCTGTTCAAGAATTTCAGAGTCACAGTGTAGAGTTCTCAATTAAAATTGTTTTCTGGTGACGACTCACGACCAAGCAAGTTTTTTAACAAGAAAATCTGACAAAATAATCCAGCACTTTCTAGTCATATGTGGTAAATCATTCCTTTTCTAAataatttatgtaaaatcaATCCAATCCATGTTAAGGACGAGGAGTTATTGTATCGGATTTTAGTTCCAAGATGCTGCGAAATATGTCTTTGCAAAACTTTATCCGACGCCACAAATGAGCCAGGGGTTAAGCGAGAAGAGCACGAGCTTCCACCGACGAGATCTGAGCAAACTGGCTTAATGAATTATTTCACCCTCCGTGGGTCATTATAAAGCGCGCGATTTTAAGTCAGCAAAGCATTACTCATCGCGTAACACTCCAAGAATCAATCTTGTTACCCCTCTTTTCAATGTAAGCTCCTTTCGTTGCTCCATGAGTGCTGCTGTTACCCCTCCCTAATATGAATATTGAATGCTACTGAGTCATTGGCTGTAAGGATATTGTTGCAAGCGTAATTTGGGCGCACTCTACTACCTACAatgtaatttgatattgtaatgttATTAAATCTGTCGTATACATCTTATGCAACGTTAATTCCAGttgtttgttactttttttttctttctctttatccactcttctgtttctctctctctctctctatttaacACTTTTCAATCCCTTCTCTTTCACTATGGAATGCCCGATGTTATATAACTGGTGATATCTGTATAAATATGGTTTCTTAGATAGCTTTAGTGACACAAATCTCCTTTGCCATATTTATATTCATCAAGTTTGATATTCTCTTCTTTCTATATAAAGTATTATATAAAGCCTCGGCctaacattttttcataattacTGTATATTCCAAAACTAACTTTAAATCATTATCGGTACAGTGACTATCCAAAGCAAAGTTCTCCCAATAAACTGatctgtatttcattttatcgatttgaatgaatatatcCGATAAACTACCTTAACTTAACATACAATCACAAATGCATTAGGCTAAGCATGATAAAAAAACGTTATAAAAGGCAAAAAGAGATCGCTTTCgcataaaaagaagaaagatcTATATACCTGAAGTTTAAAGACCCTTTTTCGTCACATTATGTATATCTGCCCATCTCATCCGACTAGAAGCAAATCAAATGTCGTTTTtcattcgaaatgcaggacttTTCAGTATAGGAACAGAAATATGTGCCTCATTATGATTGCTTAAAGTCGTTCTTATTTGGTTTGCTAGTCCATTGCCAATGGTCATGATGGTACATGGATTAGTTTATAACCAGAAAAAAATGGTTTCATAATTAAAGGGGGGGGGTATAAGCTTGGATAAATTTGCTTCTATTCTTTTTACCCGTTTTACCATATAAAAAAGAACAGCTCTCGAAAGACTCTTTGCGTGCATAATGTTTATTACTGGCAAGTTCGAATGCTCTTGACCACAATCTATATTGTGAGGATGGATCATCGcccccccccgttttttttaccataaaaCGTTATAGATTGCTACTATGCAATCAGGAAGTTCATGTTtggtttattgtttttattgtaagaCCACAACCTATCTTGTTGACGGAGTAACCCCGTCTGTATTAAACGGAAAAAACTAAAAACCTCCCAATTTACCTTCAGCAAATGTGGAGTAGTTGCCATTTTTAAGGCATCACACGTGGTGCCCGTTTCAGCATGTTATCATTACAAAATTGTTATGACAGTTTCAAGCTACTTTACTCATTCAGTTTAATTGGCTATAGTAATATTGCTTCACTAtccatttgtcatgtttgttaaCATAATAAGTCCTTTTGAAACAGGACCATGCTTTTTAATAATTCGGACgcaagaaaacaaataatatacaacTGTCTATACGATGACACTCAATTACAGAATAAAACATAAACGAACATCAACCAATATGTTATGGGAACACTAGGGTCGGATCTAGGATTTTcgaagggggaggggcacattttctcgaggaaaaaattgacaagcaaagaaaaaaatgggggggggggtaaccaaaataaaaatattaaggatatttcttccacgaaaaaaattgacatgcaaaaaaagtcttcactttcaaaatacTGTTTTAACGCCATTTTTACATtccaaattttaattgtgcttCTCAGAAGGGAGAGGGGGCACGGGTCGGCTTTGCCCCCATCCCCTTGGAACCGCCAGTGGGGAGCACCAATTTTTAGAAAAAGGTGCGATGTTGCATCTTTAAAGTGCTCTCCCTTTTGAAAGGTGCAAAgtgtgtaaaaaaaacatttttaaaactgCTGCCAATGTAATACTCGTTTGCTCCTTTTATAGCAATAAAAACGATAATATCAAAGGTGCAAAGTTTTCGGAGTAATGGAATGACGGttacctgccccccccccccgggacctGGCCTAATCATTCTTTGTCAACTTGAATATCAAGACCGTTTGAGTCCatgcattatgaaaaaaatgcttcCAAACAAAAACAAGATGTAAGACATTGTCTATAAAATCCTTATACTTGGCCCAAACATTTTCATTGTTCTTCAAAAAGACAAACAACTATCAAGTTCCACAATTCGTCACGTCTCATTAATTAATAATATCCGATACGGCTAAacaggaaatatatttttagtacATGTGAGAACAGTAATAGCTCCCTAAACCATTCTGGAATCCTTCACCACTCCCGCTACTTCAGACAACAAAAATGTCTCAGGTTTTTTAACGAATTTGAATTGCTCCAATCCTGCTCATGTTTAACTGAAGTAGCGAATTCGAAAATATGCACAAACTGCTATAccctgtaaaaaataaataaataaataaaataacaaccCCCTCTTAGCCCCTAGTTCCCCCTCCCATCTCCTCCCCTTGTACGCCTTGGAAATAAGGATGGAACATGGTTTATCTTGGAAGGTGGGTTTTAaaaatttttcattaaaaaatatattttttctttcagatatttcaaatatcatttcCACTGTAAATTCGACAATTTAATACTAATTTCAAGGAAGATATATTCTTATCAATAATGTTCCATAAAAAGGATGTTAATTGGAGGAATTACTGATACATAACAGGCATGGCTGGGGGCGGTCTTCAAAATACGTCACACCATGGACAATAAGAATCTAAAGTTGAGTAACTCTTCTACCCTCCTTAaagaaagatatattttttcttgaaatgtttATCGATTCACTTCAAGCATTTTCGGCTGATGTACAAGACAATGAAGGTTATAGGTTAGACTGTACTGCCTATTATGACGGAGCTCCCAATAAGGTCTTTTTGTATTGCCTACGATaaacttcattttatttctatcaATCTATTTGCAGaggttgaatttttttttcatttggccTGTAATCTACGAACGAATTTGTTACTACCACGCCTTAGTCTTAGAATAACTTACACAGATTTGTATTTTCCGGAATGAATTCTAGAACGTCTTGGGTACCCAGTCTTATCCTGATTCCAAGATTCGCTGATTACATAGACTTAGCTACAAATTCTGATCGCCCCAGAGGTGTAGATATGACATGTATGAGGTGGTTGAGTGGTAAAAAAGTatttggtaaaattttaaccagcacgagggtaagtATGTGTCAAACCAATTTGCGGCAAAATTTTAttcaatgcgggaagcatattgtccagtaagatttaaaaaaaataagcagcaattactttagaatgggcaaagttttcatcacactggataaacaAAAATGCCCAAACGAAATGCCCAATGtttgttggacacataattacccttatggaacatttttacccaatattctTTTAGAGTGTACAAGAAATTTTATATACATTACTCTTTCTATTTGATTCATTGATACAAGTCTGTAACCCCTAAAGGCACAAGCACACACAAGCGCCCCCTCTCTCTGCAAAAAAGAACAATCGGTgttctatttcatttatattcacatttctcgttatttttttatgtgaaaaacaataatgatgtttaaaattacatacaaatattaaaagtaCTGGAAAACCACTTAAATTTCTCTAATGGGGGCGGGGGGCTAATTGCAGCACATGTAGTATACTCCGACCCCTTTATGATTTTTCGCGTGTAATTGTTCAGggtttcatttttacaacacAACCATGACAACAGGT encodes the following:
- the LOC129276805 gene encoding mucin-17-like, translated to MLTKLATSAVFYVTAIFVSIYAVTSGNAQCIENGISTNISSELVREGDSVTLSCYVSGAGGLSTSWVNPADEILSVDAVISGNLGPRFAIEANNANPECMVYNLTISNLTMADAGTYACRPTTATNPLSSEAILIAYEPSPIYPECRVTGGSTLVRKGDILEFICESEPGVPEWDLVWESYLSGTIATSPINSTTTNSELKSITSSLNATADENGKIMSCFAACRDPGCVDKASRNCSLGQIVVVDNPVDEYFFVNDSLIFVMIGGNVSMECHTTLPGAEVIWLLHETVTESYVVETTPTGQSATIYITGITNTTTENPFVCSLNIDGVLIATKKASLTLDPIPTTQMPTTVMQTTGPTTASYYTDMAPMNVTATPSMLVNVTSNATNAVNTTSQPGNATTTMSSGNVTTTLAYGNTTLGVTNSSSPNATAAATTPPQGPTTQAPLLRTNTTQQPQNTTLPTTTLQGGTNGTNVTSESGNTTATVGPFNPTIVQRNMTTLDWWKPQTTFFPQKTMFPQNPESPTTMMTQQPSTGPQTTPVASGPPNAIAAFFTLPIIMGIAAVGGLLLIFIVAAIVCVLTSKKRRGSQHDVEELTELSKRNSKPYEVPSSRTAESDPTFPAFGKGTSTQDLINPSSAQQNGSNNIGRSNKNNGSDTRPLTANDLLSNGIDNHGMSDSIL